Below is a window of Candidatus Neomarinimicrobiota bacterium DNA.
GGAATCACTACCTTGGAAGGTGAAAAACGAGTGTCGTCGGTGTTGGGTTTGAAAGAGAGTCCCAAAATGGCAACCACTTTCCCTTTCAGGTCCGGTATAAGCTCTTTCAACCGGTCCACGACCAGGGCTTTCTGGTATTCATTGGCTTCGACGACGGACTCAACAATGCGGGTCCGGATACCGGATTCCTTAAAGATTTCCACCAGGGCCATGGTATCTTTGGGGAAACAGCTTCCGCCGTAACCGGGGCCCGGATGGAGAAATTTTGGACTGATCCGCCCGTCCTGTCCCATAGCTTCCGCCACCACATGCACATCGGCTCCTACCTTGTCGCATAAGTTGGCTATTTCATTGATAAATGTAATTTTTGTGGCAAGAAAAGCATTGGAAGCATATTTAATCAATTCAGCGGATTCAATATTGGTTTCCACATAGGGAGTTTTCCGCAGATAGAGAACCTTGTACACTTCTTTCATGATCTCCGTGGCTTCAGGATTGCTGCTTCCAATCACCACCCGGTCCGGATGGAGGAAATCGCCGACAGCAGAGCCTTCCCTGAGGAATTCAGGATTGGAAACCACATCGAAAGAGGCATCCTGTCCTGCCAGTTCTTGAATCAGTTCATAGACCTTCCGGCCCGTGCCCACCGGAACAGTTGATTTATTCACAAAAACCTTATAGCCATCCAGATTTTTAGCAAAAACGGTTGCCACGGCCCAAACAGCCCTCAAATCCGCTTCGCCTCCTTCACCGGGCGGTGTGCCGACGGCAGAAAAAATCACATCCGAATCCCGGATGGCTTTATCGATATCCGTGGAAAAACGGAGTCTGCCCGCCTTTACGTTCCGGTCCACCACTTCTTTCAAACCCGGTTCGTAAATCGGGATTTCACCCTTTTTCAGCAGTTCAATCTTCTCCTTGTCAATATCCACACAGACAACATAATTACCAAAATCTGCCAGTCCGGTGCCGGATACGAGGCCTACATATCCCGTTCCAACTATACATATTCGCTTCACTTCAACCTCCGCTTAATTCTCTTACAACTTTGAAATATAATGAGAAACATATTGAATTCAAAGACTCCTTGTTATTCCGATCCTGCAGTTTTCCGGATAACCCATTCCGATGTGAGCAGGATCAACAGCAGGATGATCCACACCAAATCCCTTCTGAAATCCACATGAATAACGTGACGTTTATATTCTTCGTCAAAATCCAGAAATTGTTCCCCCTGTTTCCATTGTGAAAGATGCAGAGCATGTCCCTTTTTATCATCGGCCCATTCCCGCAAAGTTTTCATATCACAGCCTGTCATCAGCCGTTCAGGATTCAAGGTGCTTACCGGCAACCTCAGGGAATCGGTACCGGCCTTTCCCCCCTGAAAATAGATTTCCAGGATTGCCTTATAAACACCGGGATCCAGTCCGGGCAGTGAGACATAAGTAACGGGCTGATCAAGAGTAACCAGGGATGAATTCCACACAAGGGAGCCGGTGCTGTCGGCCAGGGAAACCCTGCCGGAAGCCGCACCCGGGGAGACATCAGGCCCTTTGATCACGGGAATTTCTGCAGATATACCGGCATAGAGGGGATTCCGGGGCAATTCAAGCCAGGCCCAATCCTGCCGGGGAGCCATGAGAAAACGGGCGATGTTGGCAATAAGCCGGCTCCAGGCACCCACCCGTTCCGTGCCATATCCTGCCCAGGCCCAGCGCCAGAAACCACATCCGTTGAAAATGATGTAACGACTTCCGGCAAGATAAGCCATGACCACGGTCTTTTTTTCGTCATCTGTAAGGACGGGAACTCCTTCGGCATCCGGAAAAGCCGTAACAGGAGGAAACCGGGACCAGATTTCCCGGTTAAGCACCGGACGATCATTCAGATGGGTCAGGGAAAGGGGATTTACCACCTGGAAGCCGGAAACGTCCACACCCTTTTCTCCATTGCATCCCCGGACCTGTATTGCCGGAACATGTGAATATTTTCCGGGAGATTCGTGGGGGCCCAGCAGCAATAAATCAGGTGATTCATCCGGATGTTCTTTTTCCCAGGTTTCCGAGGTGTAAAAGGCCGGTTTTTCTGCAAGGTGAAGATGATAACGGATAAAGCTCACATCAGGGTCCGGTGGACTGATAATCACCACAGCTGCTTGTCTCGAACGAACCGAAAGGCGGGTATATCCTTTAACCGGTAAATTCTTTCCGCTTTGATCCCTGAAATGGAGGGTAAGAGCTATATAGCCTTTATTAGCAGGTACCAAAGTGAAGCTCACATCCCTGGCCGAGGCCGGTTCAAATGCGAGGGAACGGCTTTCAGCCAGACTTTGATGATCGCCAAAAAGTTCGAAAAAACCTTCAGCTGTTTCTTCACCTTCATAGGTAATGCGGGCATTGATCCGGGTTGAATCCCCGGCCACCGCCTGCTGCGGAAGTTCCCAAAACAACACGGTAAAGCGTCCAAATGAAACCGTATCCCCCACACCTATAACCAGCCAGGTAAGATCCCGGGGAAAGGTTATTTGTTTTGTTTCCAGGCCTTTCACATTCTGACCATCGGTAAGAAATACAAGTTGGTCAGGTGTACTCCCATAATGATCCAGAGATGATGAAATCAGGGATTCAAAATCCGTGACAGGCTCATTTAAATCATTATAAACGGGCATGGACCTGAGTTTTTTCCCCGATTCACCTCCGCCGAAACAGACTATTCTTGTTTCATTTTCCAACCGTCGGGTCAGTGGATGCTGATAGAAATCCTCAAGGGATTCCCGGGTCCAGGCCGAATCCATGCTTGCAGACAGATCAAAAAGTATCAGGGTTTGGGGAGATTGATTCCGCCAGCGGGTAAAATCCAGGCGCAGGTCACAAATCATGGCTAAAAGAACAAGCAAAGCCAGGGTGCGGAAGGTAATTAAAACAATCCGGAGCTTTCGGGATATTCGTGAACGGAATAAGGTAAAGAAAAGCCACAAACAATAAAAGAACACCAGGAGGATGGATCCTGTCAGGCTCCAGGCATTCAGCGTTAAAGATCCGTTATCCAGTATGGGAATGATCATAGATCCTGAGGTTGGGGATCGCAGGCACGTTTAAACCCGAGGTCCACCCTTTTTCATAGTAAAGAGCGCCTGCAGCGGCAATCATGGCTGCGTTATCCGTGCAGTATTTCAACGGTGGATAATAAAGACGGATACCCATCTTCCGTTCCAGTTCTTTCAGGCGTTTTCGCAGTAAACGGTTTGCTGCCACACCGCCGGCCAGGATGACATTCTTATGGCCGGTTTTCAAAACAGCCCGGCGAACCTTCTCTTCCAGAACATCCACTACCGAAGCCTGAAAACCGGCTGCAATATCGGCAATTTCCTGTTTTGAGAAGGATTTTTTTGTTTTGGTATAATTCAACACGGCGGTTTTCAATCCGCTGAAGCTGAAATCAAGGGATTTTTTATCCAGGTAAGACCGGGGAAAAATCACGGCTTCAGGGTCTCCCTTTTCCGACAGGCGGTCAATCATAGGTCCTCCGGGATAGCCGATATTCAGCAAACGGGCGACTTTATCAAAGGATTCCCCCGCCGCATCATCCAGGGTTTGTCCCAGGATGGTAAAATCCCGGATTCCCCGGACATCGATCAACATGGTATGGCCGCCGGAAACCAGCAAACTCAGCATGGGCGGTTTCAATGCGGGAAATTCCAGAAAGGGGGCATACAGGTGTGCTTCCACATGATTCACGGCAATCAGGGGCTTATCCAGGGCAATCGCCAGTCCCTTGGCAAAATTGAGTCCTACAAGCAAAGCCCCCATGAGTCCGGGTCCATACGTAACGGCAATAGCATCCACATCCGCCGGTGTGAGCCCTTCCGACTCTGCAAACGCCTTATCCACCACCCGGGAGATAGCCGTTTCGTGTTCACGGCTAGCCAGTTCAGGCACTACGCCCCCGTATTCCTGATGAATCAGTTGAGAATATATTATATGGGAAAGGACATCAAAACCCCGCAGCAAAGCCACACTGGTTTCATCACAAGAGGATTCAATCCCCAGAATCAGGGGGTTTTTATTTTCTGACAATAACCACCTCAATGCGTGCCGGTTGTAAATCTTTCCAGTTCAGAATCTTTTCAGGTATCTTAACCTCTGGCTGATAATAGATTTTAGAAGGAATCCACTTTTTGGCATAGTCAAAAATCACCTGAATGCTGTCACTGTTCAGGGATTGGATGTATTCATTACTTCCCACAACGGTCAGATCAACGGAGGAAGGAACAAAACTGACCGTTATATTATCAGGAACGTTTCGTGCCTGAACCGGCAAACCCGTAAAGGTTCTTTCTCCGATGCTTTCCACCCGAAAAGTCACATTGACTGTATTCTGACTCAGGCTGATGAATGAGGGTTCAGGATTCACTAATTCCACATTCAGAATGATTTCACGATTAATGTTTCCGGGTTTCACATGCCGGGTTTCAATAGCTGTAAGGGGTTGTATTCTGGATTTGGGACCCGTAGCAATGACCGTGCCGGGCTCAATAAACGGTTCCCGGGAAAAGAGATATCCCGGAGCCGGTTCCGCCGAATAATTAAGTTTCACCGGAAGTTCCCGGCTGATCTTATCGTCAATCAGGATTGTAAACGTATCCGGGTATACCACTTCCAGAAATTCCATATCTCCCCGGGAATAATCCACGCGGTTCGGATATTTCTGATAATATTCATTCAGGGATACGTGATAACGTTTCTGAATATTGGCCACATCCAGAATCAAAGAGGGCTCCTTGAAAATATTTGCCGTCAGTATGGCCCTTCCCTTCCCTTTGAACCGGACTACAGCCGTCGAAGGAATCTTGTTTTTCAGGGTTTTATTTTCCCGGGGTTCATACACCGTGATGGGAATTTCCATGTTCACGGTATATTCTTTATTATTCACGATTACAAACCAGACCAACACTGCCAGGAAAAAGGAAATGAGCCAGGTCAGGGACTTTTTAACGTTCAGTTTTTTCATTGCAGGATAAAATTACATGATTCGCAATTTGTTTCCAACCATAACCGACAAATACAAAAAAGGCGGTTCAAAACCGCCTTTTTTGATATGTCACACGCCGGGAAATTATTCTTTTTTTCCTGCGGCTTCTTTTTCAACATCTTCTTCAGCTATCTCCTTGGCGTCCGCCGCCTTGGATTCAACAGCCTCTTCTTTCTTATCTTCAACCTTATCTTCAACCTTGTCTGCCGCTTCAGATGTCTCTTCAGCAGGTGCTTCTTCCGGTTGATCGCTTTCTTTATCAGCCTTCTTTTCTGCCTTTTTCGGGCTTTTCTTTTTGGATTCCGCCTTTTTCTTGGCAGGTTTTTCTTTTTCTTCCGCTTCGGCTATCTTCTCTTCAGTTTGCAGTTTGTTCAGGATATCTTCAGGGATTTCGATTTTCTGCGTGGCATTTTCCTGGCTTGAAATGACTTTTGCGATCTCTTTTTCCTCTTCGTTCATGATCAGATCATCACGGGACAGGATGACTTTCCGTTCATCCCGGTCTACCTTTTCAACCCGGAGTTCCACGTCTTCCCCGACCTTTACGGCCTTCGTATAGTTTTTCCGGTCTTTCTTGCTCATATCACCCATGGGAATGAGTCCTTCAACATTCTCTTCAAGCTGCACAATCACGCCTTTTTCCAGAATCTTCAGGACTTCTCCTTTGGCCATGGAACCGGGTTTGTATTTTTCCTCGATGACATCCCAGGGATTGGCTTCAAGCTGTTTGATGCCCAGTGAAATTTTTCGGCTGCCTGTATTCACTTCCAGGATAACCACTTCCACTTCCTGCCCTTTCTGAAGGACTTCTTTGGGATGGCGGATTTTCCGGGTCCAGGAAAGGTCGGACACATGGACCAGGCCGTCAATACCTTCTTCCAGTTCCACAAAAGCACCGAACTGAGTCAGATTCCGGACAACACCCTTCACCTGCATCCCTTCCGTGTACCGCTGTTCAATAGATTCCCACGGATCGGGCTGAAGCTGTTTTACACCTAAGGATATTTTCCGCTCTTCAGAATCAATGGAGAGCACCTTTGCTTCGATTTCATCATTCAGACTGAACAACTCGGAGGGATGTTTAATATGTTGTGTCCAACTTAACTCACTAATATGGATGAGTCCTTCAACACCCTTTTCCAACTCTACAAAAATCCCGTAATTGGTAATGGAAACGGCTCTTCCCTTCACAACGGAACCAATGGGATAGCGCTGTTCGATCTCATCCCACGGATGGGGTGTCAGCTGCTTAAGTCCCAAAGAAACCCGCTGTTTTTCCGTATCGTAATCTATCACCTTCACTTCAATGATATCATCCACTTTCACCATTTCGGAAGGATGGTTGATGCGTCCCCAGGACATATCCGTAATGTGAAGCAGTCCGTCCACACCGCCCAGGTCCACAAAAACACCAAAATCGGTAATATTCTTGACACGGCCTTTCAATACCTGATCCACCTGGATCTGGCTTAAAAGTTCTTCCCGTTTCTCTTTCAGGGCTTCTTCCTTGATTTCCTTGTGGCTGACGACGATATTTTTCCGTGCTTCGTTCAGCTTCACAATTTTGAAATCCATGGTTTTTCCGATATATGCATCAAAATCGGTAATGGGGCGCACGTCGATCTGGGATCCGGGGAGAAAAGCTTCCACACCGTTCAGATCTACAACCATACCGCCTTTAATCCGTTTGATAATCTTACCTTCAATAATGTCGTTGTCGGCATACTTCTGTTTGAGTACTTCCCAGGATTTAAGAAAATCGGCTTTCTTTTTCGATAAAACCAGTTGACCGTGCTGATCTTCGATTTTATCGACATAGATCTCAATTTGTTCACCGACTTCAGGGATATTGTCTCCGAATTCTTCCAGGGGAATCATGCCTTCGGATTTGAATCCAATATCCACCACCACATCTTTTTCACCCACACGGATTACATGTCCCATAACCCGCTTGTCGTCGTTAAATTTCTTCAGAGTCCGGTTATAGAGGGTTTCAAGTTCCTCGTCGATCTCTTCTTTTTCTTCATTGATTTCTTCCACCTGGTCCCGTGTGACTTTTTTAATCATATCATAGGGATCCGCGATTGATTTTTTTTCTGCCTCAGCAATCACGGGCTCCTGAGGGTTTTCAGTTTCAACCTGCTCAACGGTTTTTTCTTCCGTCATCAAAGACTCCTTCATCGTATCATTGGGGTTTGATTCGACCTTATCAATAATCCTCTGGACCTGCTGGTCGATTGTCAGATCCGAGGTGTTTATTTCAATAGCATCATCTGCTTTTTTCAGGGGGGATTGATCCCGGGAGGAATCCATCCGGTCCCGCATGTCAATCTGATGCATCACATCATCCAGTGACAGTTTTTCTCCTTTTTCAGTCTGCTCTTTCAGGCGTCTTTCCGCCCTTACACGTATATCGGCCACCAGGAAAAATTTATAATCGGCATCGGGAAAGACCACCGTCCCGATATCCCGTCCGTCCACCACACAATCCTGTTTCCGACCGATTTCCCGCTGAAGGCAAACCATCTTTTTCCGGACCGCTTTCATGGCGCTTACGGGACTCACAGCTTCGGTGACATCGGAAAGGCGGATCCGGTCTGTCACATCTTTTCCGTTGAGAAAAACCCGGTCACCATTCATATCCACCTGAAGTGAATCTAAAAGATCTTCCACCGCTTTGCTGTCCTGCGGATCAAGACCGGCTTCCAAAACACCCAGAGTAATCGCACGGTACATGGCTCCTGTATCCAGGCGTGCCATACCCAAACGCCGGGCTACCTCCCGGGCTGTTGTTGTTTTTCCCGATCCGGCCGGACCGTCAATCGCAATGATCATGTCCTCTCCGCTTTATCTTATTAAGTTAGGACGAACCCTGCATATATCAAAGGATTTTCAGCTATCGGCAGGGGATAAAAAGGACCTTATCAAAGATTGATCCATGGGATCAAAAAAGACAGGGCGGACCCTGTCTTTCTGAATTATTCATATTCTCACGCCGGACTTATTTAAGGCCGTACATGGTGTACTTGCCTTTGATCTCCGTCATCAGTTTATCTTCACGAAGCAGCCAGCCGAGAGCCATGAGGACCATGTCTTTCTTTTCTCCTGTTTCCTTCACCAGGGCACTTACGGATTTCGGCCCTCCGGAAGACAGTGTCTCCCACACCTTACCGGCAAGATTTCCTACCTGATTTTCCATACACACACTCCTTTTTTTGGATTTCGGCGAATCTAAAATCTTTTTAAAAAGAAAACAAGACCATCCGATACCTCTCCACCTCATCCCCCATAATTCTGTTTTATATACGACAGGCTATTTGTAAACTTTCGAACATGAAAAAAGAGAGCAGAAAACGGAGCTTACAACTTACTTCAGGCATTTTGATTTCCGGTATTGCCATTTATTATTCAATCAAGGGACTGGATTGGGAGTCGGTCCGGCGCGGATTTGCCACAGTAAATCTGTGGTGGTATCTGGCGGCAACCCTTCTGATAATTCTCACGGTATGGATCCGGGCATACAGATGGACTTTTTTTCTGAAGAATCACAGGCCCCTCTCCCTTTACACACTGCATAAAGGGGTCATGATCGGATATTTCGGTAACAACGTCCTTCCTTTCCGCCTGGGGGAACTGCTCCGAGCCTATTCCACATCAATGCTGACCGGCATCAGTACACCTCATTTGTTTTCAACCATTGTCCTGGAGCGGATTGTGGATGCTTTTAGTTTCTTCTTTTTCCTTTTGGGAATTTCTCTCATATCTCCCATGCCTGAATGGGCCGGAAACACCCGCCTGGTATTAGCTCTGGTACTGGTGGTTATATTGGTGATCTTTGCTGTATATTACTTTTTCCACCGGAAAATCTCCCGGTATATAGACACGAAAAAAGGTCGCCTGTGGGATATTGTCCGACATATTCATTCAGGATTGTGTGTAGTATTTGACATGAAATACAGGCTTTATGTTTTCATTCTGAGCCTTGTATTGTGGGCCATTTATGGTGCCGAATTCTGGATCGGCTTTAAAATGTTCGGGATGGAACTGGGAGTGCTGCCGGCTGCCGTTTTACTTGCCACTTCATCTTTTGCAATCAGTGTGCCTTCCGTTCCGGGATACGTGGGAACCTATCATGTGGCAATCGTACAGGCCCTGATGATTTACGGTATAGAAAAATCCTCTGCCTTTACCTACGCCGTTGTCCTCCATCTTGTGGGATTTATATCCCTGACTCTTCTGGGATTTATCTTCTACCTGCAAACCCACCTGTCTGTTACCTCCGTCACAAAAGAATCGGGGACAATAAAAAAACTTTCCAACACATGATAATATAATTAATTTATCTTTGATGTAAACAACATGAAGGGACAGGATGAATCAAAACAATCACTACATGCCATATAACGAAGAAGAGGAAGAAATTAATATTAAGGAAATTTTCCAGATCCTATTAAAAGGGAAATGGATCATTCTTTTATCTTTTATCCTTGTGATGGCCGTGACGATTTGGTATACCTTTAACAAGACACCTATTTATGAAGCATCCACCCAAATACTGATTGGTGCGGCCGGCAATCAGACAGCCGCTATTTTTGATATTATGACCCCCCTGGGGAATTCCCAGATGGAAATCAACAACGAAGTGGAAATTCTCAAATCCCGGAGCCTGGCTGAAAACACAATAGCAAACCTGATGGAAAATTATTCTCCCGATTCTTTATACATCCTGGGAAAAGGGCAGGAAGAAAAGGTGGAATCCTTTTTCAATCAGGCAAAAAAGTGGATACTGCTACTCGGGAACAAAGATGCGGAAACCGAAGAATGGGTATCCACCAGGGAAGATACCATTCGGGCCCTGGCCTATACCCTTCAGGAAGCCATCACCATCACCCCGGAACGGAACTCCCAAACGATTCGTATATCCATCAAATCACCGGACCCCGAAGAAGCAGCCCTGATTGCTAATACTTTTGCCTACGAATATTACAAGCAGGATCTGGAACGGTCCAGAGGGGCCATGTCCGAAGTAAAATCCTTCATCCAGGAACAGCTGGAACAGGTTGAAGTGCGCTTGCGCGCAAGTGAGGATTCCCTCCGGGCATTCCAACAGCGGGAAGGTGTTGTCAACCTCGATGAAACTTCGAAAAATCTGCTGGATCAGCTATCAAATTTTGAATCCGAATATTACAGTGCCATGGCGGAACTCGAAATCAACGAGCACCAGCTGAATTATCTGACCAATGAACTGGCTGCCAAGGAAAAGGATTTATTAAACAATTTTATTCAGACGGCCAATCCCCTCATCCTGGAGCTTCAGATAAAGATCGCCAAACTGGAAGCATCCGTTGTGGAAGCTATCGCCAAAGGCATTGACGAAAACGCACCTCAGATTCAAACCATCAAGATTCAGATGGACAAAATGAAAGACCGTTTGAACGAAGAGACGCGTATGCTCATCAGCCGCGGATATATTCCCGGTCCCAACGATCCGTTGAGTATTAATCAAAACATGCTTGAGGATGTGATCAGGCTTCGTTTGGAACAAATTTTTCACCAGAGTAAAGCCAAGGAATTTAAGAAACTGGTGGACTATTACAATGAAGAACTGCAGAAATTGCCCCAGGTTATTATCACATTCATGCGTCTGGAACGGGAAAGACTTGTAAACGAAAACATTTACATGCTGATGAAAAATAAATATGAAGAATCCCGGATTACTGAAGCAAGTCAGATCAGCAACGTGTATGTAATTGACCAATCGGTGCCGCCAATATATCCTGTATCCCCCAAGAAAAAACTGAATGTTCTGCTGGGCGGATTATTAGGACTCGGGCTGGGTATCGGTATCATATTCCTCAAGGAAACCCTTGACAACACGGTGAAGACTAAAGAAGATCTGGTTAAGAAGGGAATCACCACACTGGCTGTAATACCTAAAATTGATGAAATCAAAGCTGCAAAACGGGCACGATCGGCGACCAATACGGAAATCTCTAAATATCAGTCCCGGCTTA
It encodes the following:
- a CDS encoding polysaccharide biosynthesis tyrosine autokinase, whose product is MNQNNHYMPYNEEEEEINIKEIFQILLKGKWIILLSFILVMAVTIWYTFNKTPIYEASTQILIGAAGNQTAAIFDIMTPLGNSQMEINNEVEILKSRSLAENTIANLMENYSPDSLYILGKGQEEKVESFFNQAKKWILLLGNKDAETEEWVSTREDTIRALAYTLQEAITITPERNSQTIRISIKSPDPEEAALIANTFAYEYYKQDLERSRGAMSEVKSFIQEQLEQVEVRLRASEDSLRAFQQREGVVNLDETSKNLLDQLSNFESEYYSAMAELEINEHQLNYLTNELAAKEKDLLNNFIQTANPLILELQIKIAKLEASVVEAIAKGIDENAPQIQTIKIQMDKMKDRLNEETRMLISRGYIPGPNDPLSINQNMLEDVIRLRLEQIFHQSKAKEFKKLVDYYNEELQKLPQVIITFMRLERERLVNENIYMLMKNKYEESRITEASQISNVYVIDQSVPPIYPVSPKKKLNVLLGGLLGLGLGIGIIFLKETLDNTVKTKEDLVKKGITTLAVIPKIDEIKAAKRARSATNTEISKYQSRLITHFDPKSPVSEAYRSMRTNIELSSVDKSIKSVVITSAGPGEGKSTTIANLAIAFAQLDQKTLLVDTDMRRPVLQKVFQVPRVPGISDIITGSNTLEECIHETSVENLYILPSGNLPPNPSEMLGSKKMREIYQNLIGHYDKVFFDAPPIIAVTDASLLAKLCDGMVIVVKSGATHNEALDQVQNIVQQIKLPMLGAVINAITPKHMKSGSYYYYYRYMNYQYK
- a CDS encoding winged helix-turn-helix domain-containing protein, encoding MENQVGNLAGKVWETLSSGGPKSVSALVKETGEKKDMVLMALGWLLREDKLMTEIKGKYTMYGLK
- the rpsA gene encoding 30S ribosomal protein S1; translation: MIIAIDGPAGSGKTTTAREVARRLGMARLDTGAMYRAITLGVLEAGLDPQDSKAVEDLLDSLQVDMNGDRVFLNGKDVTDRIRLSDVTEAVSPVSAMKAVRKKMVCLQREIGRKQDCVVDGRDIGTVVFPDADYKFFLVADIRVRAERRLKEQTEKGEKLSLDDVMHQIDMRDRMDSSRDQSPLKKADDAIEINTSDLTIDQQVQRIIDKVESNPNDTMKESLMTEEKTVEQVETENPQEPVIAEAEKKSIADPYDMIKKVTRDQVEEINEEKEEIDEELETLYNRTLKKFNDDKRVMGHVIRVGEKDVVVDIGFKSEGMIPLEEFGDNIPEVGEQIEIYVDKIEDQHGQLVLSKKKADFLKSWEVLKQKYADNDIIEGKIIKRIKGGMVVDLNGVEAFLPGSQIDVRPITDFDAYIGKTMDFKIVKLNEARKNIVVSHKEIKEEALKEKREELLSQIQVDQVLKGRVKNITDFGVFVDLGGVDGLLHITDMSWGRINHPSEMVKVDDIIEVKVIDYDTEKQRVSLGLKQLTPHPWDEIEQRYPIGSVVKGRAVSITNYGIFVELEKGVEGLIHISELSWTQHIKHPSELFSLNDEIEAKVLSIDSEERKISLGVKQLQPDPWESIEQRYTEGMQVKGVVRNLTQFGAFVELEEGIDGLVHVSDLSWTRKIRHPKEVLQKGQEVEVVILEVNTGSRKISLGIKQLEANPWDVIEEKYKPGSMAKGEVLKILEKGVIVQLEENVEGLIPMGDMSKKDRKNYTKAVKVGEDVELRVEKVDRDERKVILSRDDLIMNEEEKEIAKVISSQENATQKIEIPEDILNKLQTEEKIAEAEEKEKPAKKKAESKKKSPKKAEKKADKESDQPEEAPAEETSEAADKVEDKVEDKKEEAVESKAADAKEIAEEDVEKEAAGKKE
- the tsaD gene encoding tRNA (adenosine(37)-N6)-threonylcarbamoyltransferase complex transferase subunit TsaD, whose translation is MILGIESSCDETSVALLRGFDVLSHIIYSQLIHQEYGGVVPELASREHETAISRVVDKAFAESEGLTPADVDAIAVTYGPGLMGALLVGLNFAKGLAIALDKPLIAVNHVEAHLYAPFLEFPALKPPMLSLLVSGGHTMLIDVRGIRDFTILGQTLDDAAGESFDKVARLLNIGYPGGPMIDRLSEKGDPEAVIFPRSYLDKKSLDFSFSGLKTAVLNYTKTKKSFSKQEIADIAAGFQASVVDVLEEKVRRAVLKTGHKNVILAGGVAANRLLRKRLKELERKMGIRLYYPPLKYCTDNAAMIAAAGALYYEKGWTSGLNVPAIPNLRIYDHSHTG
- a CDS encoding flippase-like domain-containing protein, producing the protein MKKESRKRSLQLTSGILISGIAIYYSIKGLDWESVRRGFATVNLWWYLAATLLIILTVWIRAYRWTFFLKNHRPLSLYTLHKGVMIGYFGNNVLPFRLGELLRAYSTSMLTGISTPHLFSTIVLERIVDAFSFFFFLLGISLISPMPEWAGNTRLVLALVLVVILVIFAVYYFFHRKISRYIDTKKGRLWDIVRHIHSGLCVVFDMKYRLYVFILSLVLWAIYGAEFWIGFKMFGMELGVLPAAVLLATSSFAISVPSVPGYVGTYHVAIVQALMIYGIEKSSAFTYAVVLHLVGFISLTLLGFIFYLQTHLSVTSVTKESGTIKKLSNT
- a CDS encoding UDP-glucose/GDP-mannose dehydrogenase family protein, producing the protein MKRICIVGTGYVGLVSGTGLADFGNYVVCVDIDKEKIELLKKGEIPIYEPGLKEVVDRNVKAGRLRFSTDIDKAIRDSDVIFSAVGTPPGEGGEADLRAVWAVATVFAKNLDGYKVFVNKSTVPVGTGRKVYELIQELAGQDASFDVVSNPEFLREGSAVGDFLHPDRVVIGSSNPEATEIMKEVYKVLYLRKTPYVETNIESAELIKYASNAFLATKITFINEIANLCDKVGADVHVVAEAMGQDGRISPKFLHPGPGYGGSCFPKDTMALVEIFKESGIRTRIVESVVEANEYQKALVVDRLKELIPDLKGKVVAILGLSFKPNTDDTRFSPSKVVIP